Within the Bradyrhizobium ottawaense genome, the region GACCGCTTTAGTCGAGATGGACGACGAAACATCGGCCCGTCGAGAACGGCAGGCCCGGGAGCTTGATGATCTCCACGATATCCTTGAGAAGTCGCGGGTAAAGGTGGGCGTGGACCCTAATCTGCTCCACGCGGTCGTCGCGAAAGCCATGTCGCGCGCTGGTACCTCTCTCGACGCGGTTCGGGTCAGTGACTTCAATGGCACTGCGCTCTACCAGCTCAATCCGTCGGACCCCGCGTTTGCCGGCGGCGGCTGGCCTGACGCCCTCGACGATCTGAGGGTTCGCCGCCGCAAGCGAAACGAACGGCTGAAGGACTGGCGCGCCACGGCACCTCTGCGTGCGATTTCGTTTCGGCCGGCGACCACCAAAGAGGGCGCGGATGCCGAGGGCGTGCTTCAGGTTCATCTTGAGCATCGGCTGGTGCGGCGGCTTTTGTCGCGGTTCCTTAGTCAGGGCTTCGCATCGGGCCTCGCCCGCGCCAGCGTTGTGATCGGGCCGGGCGCCCAGCCGCGCGTCGTTTTGCTCGGTCGGCTGGCGCTCTATGGGCCGGGCGCAGCGCGGCTGCACGAGGAGATCATCCTGGTGACAGCGGCCTGGACGGAGGCGGGGCGTGGCACAAAACCGTTGCGGCCATTCGGAACGGTGCGTGAAGAGGCCACCATCGATCAACTCGACAAGGCGTTCGCGAACCCTCGCGAGCCTTCGCGACCGATCGTCGAACGGATCCGGCGATGGGCTGCCCAGGATGCCGCCGACCTGGAGGCGGAATTACGCAGCCGCGCAGAAGCGCACAAGACCGAAGCCATCAAGGATCTGACCGCTCTCGGCGAGATAGAGGCCAAGTCGCTCCAGCGTCTGCTCGAAGACCAGCGCGCTCGGGTCTCCAAGGCCGACGCCGAGCCCGATGATGCACAGCTCTCCCTTTTTGTTGACGCCGAAGCCGAACAGCGGCGGCGGGACCGGCGCCACTGGAAGACCAAGCTTGAAAAGCTGACGGCGGACATCGCTCAGGAGCCGGATCGAGTGCGCCGCAGTTATTCCGTCGTGGCTGATCGGTTAGAGACCATCGGCCTGGTCTACCTGTGGCCAGAAGGTAATTGAGCATGGCCGTAGTAGACTTGAATGAGGAATGGCTCGGCCACGTCCAGCCGATCGGCTTGGTCGTTGCGCCCGTGGTGCTGGCTCGCCACGGTCTCAATCCTGAAACACAAACGCGCGCCGACACGGAAGAGGTGCGCAAGCTGTTATCCTCGAAGGAGGAAGGCGCAACCGCGAAGAACGATGATCTTCGTGCTCTCAGGGACCCTTGGGCGTTCTTTGAGAAGATTCTGGGTTGGCGAACCGCCCTGGTTGCTGGCGCACCCGGTGGGCCGCCCGTGCCAGAGGGGCTTTCGCTCAGGATCGACGAGAGCGACACCGAAATCGCCCCACACTGGGCAGCGGTAAAACCCGACGGTGGATGGCAGATCCTCGCCCGGATCGAAGCGGTTGGCGTAAATCCGGATGCACGTGGCGCCATCGAAGGCTGGGAGGCGTCACCACATCAGCGTCTGGAGCGCCTGCTTCGGGAAACGGAGGTGCCGATCGGCCTGCTCATCACCGACGACGAGCTGCGGTTCATCTACGCGCCCCGCGGCGAAACCAGCGGCTGGATGTGCTTTCCACTGCGCTCGCTTGGAGAGGTTGGCGGGCGCCCTATGCTGGGCGGTCTGAAGCTGCTGCTCTCGTCCTTCCGTTTATACAATGATGCGCCGAACCGCCGTTTGCCCGCGCTGCTGAAAGCCAGCCGCGATGCACAGGCCGAAGTCTCAACCAAACTGGCCTCGCAGGTGTTGGGCGCGCTCCACGAATTGCTCCGCGGCCTGCATGCCACTGATGCCAGGAGGGTTGAGACGCTGGCCGCGACCCGGCAAGAACATCTTTACGATGGTTTGCTGACTGTGCTGCTTCGCTTGGTGTTCCTGCTTTACGCAGAGGACCGTGACCTGATTCCGTCGCGCACCGACGCCGCCGCCCGGGCTTTTTACGATCAAGGCTACGGAGTCCGAACGCTTTATGCCCGTCTCTTGGACGACAAGGCCCATTACCCTGATACGATGGATGAACGGCGGGGCGCCTGGTCTCGCTTGTTGGCCTTGTTCCGGCTGGTCCACGAGGGCGATAGCACCGGCATTTGGATTCGAGGCAGGGGCGGGAAACTCTTCGACACCGCTGAATTCCCCTTCCTGCAAGGCCAGGAGCAAGCATCTCATCCACCGTCTCCCGCCGCAGTCTCAGACGGGTGCATTCTGCGGATCCTTGATCTTCTCCTGAACCTTGGCGGCGAAAAGCTTTCATATCGCACGCTCGACGTGGAACAGATCGGCAGCGTCTATGAAACCGTGATGGGCTTTACGATCGAGACCCGGACAGGGCCGGCCCTCGCCATCCGCGCTGGCAAGAACGACCGTACACCAGTTTTCGTCGATATTGCCGATCTAACGGCAAAGAAGGCATCGGATAGAGAAAAATTTCTCAAGGAGGAGGCTGGCCGCAATGCGCTGAGCGACAAGGCCAGCAAGGCCCTGTCAGCGGCTACTAATGCGACGGCGGTGGTCGAGGCACTGCGGCCTATCGTCGACGAGCGCGCCTCGCCGGGTGGGGCGCTCTCTCCGCCTGGCTCCCCGCTTTTGCAGCCGACGGACGAGCGCCGGCGCACCGGAAGCCATTACACTCCTCGCTCTCTAACGGCGCCAATTGTCGAGTATGCGCTGAAGCCCGCCTTCGACCGATTGGGACCTGATGCTCGTCCGGAAGAAGTCCTCGAATTGACGGTGTGCGACCCCGCAATGGGATCGGGCGCATTTCTAGTGGAGGCATGCCGTGCGCTTGGCGAGCGGCTGGTCAAGGCATGGGACCGTTGGCCGGAGAGGCGGCCGATTATTCCGGAGGACGAAGATGAACAACTTCATGCTCGCCGTCTTGTCGCGCAACGTTGTCTCTACGGCGTGGATAAGAACCCGCGTGCAGTTGACCTCGCCAAGCTTTCGCTCTGGCTTGCGACGCTGGCCCGCGATCATGAATTCACCTTCCTCGATCATGCGCTAAAATGCGGCGACTCTCTCGTCGGCCTGACAACGTCTCAGATTGGGGCGGCAAATTGGGACGAGTCCAAGCCAGGGCTGCCGTTGTTCCGACAACTCGTGAAAGATCGCGTAGCCGAAGCGATGAAGGCTAGGGCAGAGATTCAGGCCGCGCCCGACGACACCACGCGAGCCATCCAAGAAGCGAGGCATCGTGGCGCTGAAGTACGGTTAGCGCCGATTCGCACTATGGGTGATGCTGTGATTTCGGCCTTCTTTGCCGCAGATAAGTCGAAAGCGCGCGAGAGGAAACGTACTGAGATCGAAAGCTTTTTGACCGGCTCGCTCGAAGCCCAAGTGGAAAAGCTCGAAGCTGCCGTGGCAAGTCTCCGAGATGGCATAAATCCAGTCCCACCATTTCATTGGCAGATTGAATTCCCGGAAGTCTTCGCCCGGGCGAACAGCGGGTTCGATGCTATCGTCGGCAATCCGCCGTTCGCCGGCAAGAATACGATCATTCGCAGTAATAGAATGAACTATTTGCCTTGGCTGCAAGCTTTACATGAAGATGCGCACGGCAATGCTGATCTCGTCGCCCATTTTTTCCGCCGTGCCTTCAAATTGCTCAGGAACAATGGCGTCTTTGGCTTAATCGCCACTAACACCATTGGCCAAGGCGACACTCGTGCGTCCGGCCTAACGAAGATTCTGTCAGGCGGCGGCTCGATCCTCCGCGCGACGCGACGATTGAAATGGCCGGGCGAAGCAGCCGTGGTGGTCTCAGTTGTACACGTAGCGAAGGGTGGCGCGACCAACCCGGTATTAGACAATAGACCGGTTAGTCGCATTTCCGCATATTTAGTGGAAGGAGATCTCGACGGGTCCGCCATACGGTTGGCCGCGAACTCGCGGAAGGTTTTAATTGGCTCCTATCCATTGGGCGCGGGCTTTCTATTCGATGATCGGGAATCGAAAAACGGAAAGTGTGAACCACTGGCAAAGGCGGAGGCTCTGCTTGCTCATTCGCCCCACGATGCAAAGAGAGTCCGTCCATTCATAGGCGGCAGCGACTTGACAACAAGCCCACAGCAAAAATCGAGCCGTCTTATAATCGACTTTAGAGACCTCCCATTAAAACGAGATCAATCGCTTGATAGCTGGATTTCGATGTCCATAGACCAGAGGGCATCTTGTCTGAGACAAGGTATTGTGCCGGCAAACTATCCGGAGGATGTTTGCTCTGATTGGCCCGACCTATTGGCTATAGTGGAAAAATATGTGCATCCAGAGCGCGACGCTCAAGGCGACAAGTCAGCAAAACGGAAATGGTGGAAATTTAAGCGACCTAATATGTTCCTATACCGTTCTATCGCGGATGCTGATTTCGTAATTGCACGATCTCTCACCAGCACACATTTTTCAACCTTTGCAAGAGTGAGAGCTGATCAAATCTTTGACCAAACGGCGTTGATATTTTTGGGTGAGCCGCACAAGACATTGGCGATGCTGTGTTCTCGATTGCATGAAACATGGGTTGATTTCTTTTCAGGTACTCTAAAAGATGACGGACGGTATAACATAGAAGATTGTTTTGAGACTTTTCCCTTTCTGCCTAACTCTGATTCTTCAGTCGCCATTATGGATGCCGGGAGCGCCTACGATGCCTTCCGCGCCGAACTGATGGTTGCTCGCAACGAAGGTCTCACCAAGACCTACAATCATTTTCACGCACGCGGAGATAACACGCCGGGTATCGCGCGCCTCCGCGAACTGCACGCTCAAATAGATGCTGCGATCTTGCGCGCATATGG harbors:
- a CDS encoding Eco57I restriction-modification methylase domain-containing protein — encoded protein: MAVVDLNEEWLGHVQPIGLVVAPVVLARHGLNPETQTRADTEEVRKLLSSKEEGATAKNDDLRALRDPWAFFEKILGWRTALVAGAPGGPPVPEGLSLRIDESDTEIAPHWAAVKPDGGWQILARIEAVGVNPDARGAIEGWEASPHQRLERLLRETEVPIGLLITDDELRFIYAPRGETSGWMCFPLRSLGEVGGRPMLGGLKLLLSSFRLYNDAPNRRLPALLKASRDAQAEVSTKLASQVLGALHELLRGLHATDARRVETLAATRQEHLYDGLLTVLLRLVFLLYAEDRDLIPSRTDAAARAFYDQGYGVRTLYARLLDDKAHYPDTMDERRGAWSRLLALFRLVHEGDSTGIWIRGRGGKLFDTAEFPFLQGQEQASHPPSPAAVSDGCILRILDLLLNLGGEKLSYRTLDVEQIGSVYETVMGFTIETRTGPALAIRAGKNDRTPVFVDIADLTAKKASDREKFLKEEAGRNALSDKASKALSAATNATAVVEALRPIVDERASPGGALSPPGSPLLQPTDERRRTGSHYTPRSLTAPIVEYALKPAFDRLGPDARPEEVLELTVCDPAMGSGAFLVEACRALGERLVKAWDRWPERRPIIPEDEDEQLHARRLVAQRCLYGVDKNPRAVDLAKLSLWLATLARDHEFTFLDHALKCGDSLVGLTTSQIGAANWDESKPGLPLFRQLVKDRVAEAMKARAEIQAAPDDTTRAIQEARHRGAEVRLAPIRTMGDAVISAFFAADKSKARERKRTEIESFLTGSLEAQVEKLEAAVASLRDGINPVPPFHWQIEFPEVFARANSGFDAIVGNPPFAGKNTIIRSNRMNYLPWLQALHEDAHGNADLVAHFFRRAFKLLRNNGVFGLIATNTIGQGDTRASGLTKILSGGGSILRATRRLKWPGEAAVVVSVVHVAKGGATNPVLDNRPVSRISAYLVEGDLDGSAIRLAANSRKVLIGSYPLGAGFLFDDRESKNGKCEPLAKAEALLAHSPHDAKRVRPFIGGSDLTTSPQQKSSRLIIDFRDLPLKRDQSLDSWISMSIDQRASCLRQGIVPANYPEDVCSDWPDLLAIVEKYVHPERDAQGDKSAKRKWWKFKRPNMFLYRSIADADFVIARSLTSTHFSTFARVRADQIFDQTALIFLGEPHKTLAMLCSRLHETWVDFFSGTLKDDGRYNIEDCFETFPFLPNSDSSVAIMDAGSAYDAFRAELMVARNEGLTKTYNHFHARGDNTPGIARLRELHAQIDAAILRAYGWNDLADSAAPEFIEQDSDEGKTPKTHLDWPEEFKDEVLARLLSLNAERGAAERSAGVTPVVTDDDEENEEVEA